The nucleotide sequence GTATCAATACCCCGATCCTGGATGGATGCCAATGAGCTGATTTTTCTCAACTTAACTCAATCATGACAATTTTTTTGAACGCTGGTCTTTCTGCCATTAACTGATACCAGCGTTCAATATTTGGCAGAAATGGTCGTTTGATTGGAATATTAAGCCAAGGATAAATCATGGGTCCTAATGCAATATCAGCCATGCCAAATTTATCGCCAGAAAGATATTTCTGTTCTGCCAGGGTGTCATCGAGCACTTTCATCAATTTTTCGATTTCAGCCAAGGTTTGTTCTATTTGTTTTTGATCCCGCTCTGTTTCAGGTGTGCGAATAAAACCTATCATGAGTTGTCTGATATGAGGAAACAGATGTGAAGCAACCCAATCCATCCATTTATCTGCATTTGCTCTTTCCTGTAGGTCTTGTGGATAAAGTACCTCTTTACCAAATTTTGCTGCAAGATAACGAACAATTGCGTTAGATTCCCACAAGATAAAATCGCCTTCTTGTAAACAAGGGATTTTTCCAT is from Photorhabdus laumondii subsp. laumondii and encodes:
- a CDS encoding glutathione S-transferase family protein, whose amino-acid sequence is MLTIWGRKNSSNVKKVLWCLKELDIPYNQVDIGGKFGKLDAPQYLKMNPNGKIPCLQEGDFILWESNAIVRYLAAKFGKEVLYPQDLQERANADKWMDWVASHLFPHIRQLMIGFIRTPETERDQKQIEQTLAEIEKLMKVLDDTLAEQKYLSGDKFGMADIALGPMIYPWLNIPIKRPFLPNIERWYQLMAERPAFKKIVMIELS